The proteins below are encoded in one region of Desertifilum tharense IPPAS B-1220:
- a CDS encoding EAL domain-containing protein: MKLILVIEDEQAIRSNMLKLLTLSGFQAIGAENGRMGVQMAQVYLPDLVLCDIMMPDLDGYEVLNTLRQQPETAMIPFIFLSAKAERSDLRYGMNLGADDYVTKPFTSRELLEAIKARLAKQETVTQPYVDEMKRAAESLSTVAYCDPLTSLPNRIVLRHRIQESIVQAQRSSQLVAVICLNIDRFNEINATLGYSMGDLVLQAVAQRLSQCVSPQDTVARLGGDEFSIVLVRVPDREAVTELMSTILGALRAPYLINGEIIALRVSVGIALYPEHGANPDQLLSRAETSIRWGRKQGEKEFQFYQPSMDLIDAERRLLETDLRSALDNNEFLLYYQPQVNLITGRMVGMEALVRWQHPQRGLLPPNRFIHLAEDLDLVIPLGAWVLKQACLQAQAWQSISLVPLRMSVNLSARQFKQANLAACVAQTLQETGLNPKLLVMEVTETSLMEDIDDTVEKLRDLKAIGMEISIDDFGTGYSSLNYLRRFPLDTLKIDRSFVAQVMSDSNDAAIATAIIAMAQSLKLKVIAEGVETEDQLAFLRKHGCYAMQGFLFSPALPAAEIEALLKQDKRLNALTANS; this comes from the coding sequence ATGAAACTGATTTTGGTGATTGAAGACGAGCAAGCAATTCGCTCAAATATGCTCAAGCTCTTGACGTTGAGTGGATTTCAAGCGATAGGTGCTGAAAATGGCAGGATGGGCGTTCAAATGGCACAAGTTTACCTCCCCGATCTCGTTCTGTGCGACATTATGATGCCAGACCTAGATGGGTATGAGGTGTTAAACACCCTCAGACAGCAGCCAGAAACTGCCATGATTCCGTTTATTTTCCTCAGTGCTAAAGCAGAGCGTTCTGACTTGCGCTACGGCATGAACCTCGGTGCTGATGATTACGTCACCAAACCCTTTACCAGTCGAGAACTCTTAGAAGCCATTAAAGCCCGCCTTGCCAAACAAGAAACCGTCACTCAACCCTATGTAGACGAGATGAAACGGGCTGCGGAATCCCTCAGTACAGTTGCTTACTGCGATCCGCTGACTAGTCTACCGAATCGGATTGTTTTACGCCACCGCATTCAAGAATCCATCGTTCAGGCTCAACGCTCTTCTCAGCTAGTCGCCGTTATTTGTCTGAACATCGATCGCTTTAACGAAATTAACGCAACCCTCGGTTACAGCATGGGCGACTTGGTGTTACAAGCAGTTGCTCAACGCTTGTCTCAATGCGTTAGCCCTCAAGATACTGTGGCTCGACTGGGGGGCGACGAGTTTAGTATTGTGCTGGTGCGCGTTCCCGATCGCGAGGCGGTGACAGAGTTAATGTCCACGATCTTAGGCGCTCTCCGCGCTCCTTATTTGATTAATGGAGAAATTATTGCCCTGCGCGTGAGCGTGGGGATAGCTTTATATCCAGAACACGGAGCCAACCCCGATCAACTCCTCTCGCGAGCCGAAACTAGCATCCGTTGGGGACGCAAACAAGGCGAGAAGGAATTTCAGTTCTATCAACCTTCAATGGATTTGATCGATGCAGAGCGTCGCCTCTTGGAAACGGACTTGCGATCGGCTTTAGACAATAATGAGTTTTTACTCTACTACCAACCCCAAGTTAATTTAATTACAGGGCGAATGGTTGGGATGGAGGCGTTGGTGCGCTGGCAACATCCCCAACGCGGTTTGCTCCCTCCAAATCGCTTTATTCATTTAGCAGAAGATTTAGATTTAGTGATTCCGTTAGGCGCTTGGGTGTTGAAGCAAGCGTGCTTGCAAGCTCAAGCTTGGCAGTCGATTAGTTTGGTGCCGTTGCGAATGTCGGTGAATCTTTCGGCGCGACAGTTTAAACAGGCGAATTTGGCTGCTTGTGTGGCTCAAACGCTTCAAGAAACGGGGTTGAATCCTAAGCTGCTGGTGATGGAAGTGACGGAAACCAGCTTGATGGAAGATATTGATGATACGGTGGAAAAGCTGCGAGATTTGAAAGCGATTGGTATGGAAATCTCGATCGATGATTTTGGGACGGGATATTCTTCGCTGAACTATTTGCGGCGCTTTCCGCTCGATACGTTGAAGATCGATCGCTCGTTTGTGGCGCAGGTGATGTCAGATTCTAATGATGCGGCGATCGCAACGGCGATTATTGCAATGGCACAAAGCCTGAAGCTGAAGGTGATTGCTGAAGGGGTTGAAACCGAGGATCAACTGGCGTTTTTAAGAAAACACGGTTGCTATGCTATGCAAGGATTTTTATTTAGTCCGGCGCTGCCAGCCGCAGAAATTGAAGCGCTACTCAAGCAAGATAAGCGCTTAAATGCGCTGACCGCTAATTCCTAA
- a CDS encoding PP2C family protein-serine/threonine phosphatase, translating to MTTVPIQEQPYPQNETPGASAVRRSSDDSTYGGKTPVLALKELVARLQREQNKIQDLLISLGFALRSFNNLNQFLELIPLMASRVTDADGGALVLFKPNGQLRLDQVHCHDTHQCQDIRKALERVNRQLIATGEEAFSPEEMSALLDREVEQFLGENTRVFGTAILAKKTERGRLYIFSRNSEYTWTESRQKLVRLVADQTAVAIENDELSVELRKKERLDRELEIGAEIQNQLLPRQCPTIKGVELAARCLTAGRVGGDYYDFIPIHPRPLRDRPLPELQLVPARWSLTIGDVMGKGVPAGLIMTMLRGMLRAEVLNGHSPARILQHLNQVMYADLENSNRFVTLFYSEYEPQTQILSYSNAAHNPPLLWQAATKTIKRLDTMGMLIGLDMESDYEDAQVQLQPGDTVIYYTDGFTDASNKHGDRFDEDNLIQVFRSACQQYSDPQAILNHLFNCVQEFIGPDNHTRDDMTLVVIRVQPTPSM from the coding sequence ATGACGACTGTGCCCATTCAAGAGCAGCCCTATCCACAGAACGAAACCCCAGGTGCAAGTGCAGTCCGCCGCAGTTCGGACGACTCTACCTATGGGGGAAAAACCCCCGTCCTAGCGCTCAAAGAACTGGTGGCTCGCTTACAACGCGAACAAAATAAGATTCAAGACTTATTAATTTCATTAGGCTTTGCCCTCCGTAGCTTTAATAATCTCAATCAATTTTTAGAACTGATTCCCCTGATGGCCAGTCGCGTCACTGATGCAGATGGAGGGGCGCTGGTCTTATTTAAACCCAATGGTCAACTGCGCCTAGACCAGGTTCATTGTCACGATACGCACCAGTGTCAGGACATTCGCAAAGCCCTAGAACGCGTTAACCGCCAACTGATCGCAACCGGAGAAGAGGCTTTCTCCCCAGAAGAGATGAGTGCGCTGCTCGATCGCGAAGTCGAGCAGTTTTTAGGTGAAAATACTCGCGTATTTGGCACCGCCATTTTGGCTAAAAAAACCGAACGCGGTCGGCTTTATATCTTTAGCCGCAATTCTGAGTATACTTGGACGGAATCGCGACAAAAACTTGTTCGTCTGGTTGCCGATCAAACCGCAGTCGCCATTGAAAACGACGAACTTTCCGTTGAACTGCGGAAAAAAGAAAGACTCGACCGCGAATTAGAAATTGGAGCCGAAATTCAAAATCAACTGCTTCCCCGTCAATGTCCGACTATTAAGGGCGTTGAGCTAGCCGCCCGCTGTTTAACGGCTGGCCGGGTGGGGGGAGATTATTACGATTTTATTCCCATTCATCCTCGTCCGCTGCGCGATCGCCCCCTCCCAGAGCTTCAACTCGTTCCCGCCCGCTGGAGTCTCACCATTGGGGATGTGATGGGTAAGGGCGTTCCGGCCGGTTTAATTATGACTATGCTGCGGGGAATGCTACGCGCCGAAGTTTTAAACGGTCACTCACCGGCTCGCATTCTTCAGCATTTAAACCAAGTGATGTATGCAGACTTAGAAAATTCTAATCGGTTTGTCACCCTCTTTTACTCTGAGTACGAACCGCAGACGCAGATCTTATCCTATAGCAATGCCGCCCATAACCCGCCCTTGCTGTGGCAAGCCGCCACAAAAACGATTAAACGGCTCGATACGATGGGCATGTTGATCGGTTTGGATATGGAATCGGATTATGAAGACGCGCAGGTTCAGTTGCAACCCGGAGACACTGTAATTTATTACACCGATGGCTTTACCGATGCCTCGAACAAGCACGGCGATCGCTTTGACGAGGACAACTTAATCCAAGTCTTTCGCTCGGCGTGCCAGCAATACAGCGATCCGCAGGCAATTTTGAATCATTTGTTTAACTGCGTGCAAGAATTTATTGGGCCGGATAATCACACCCGCGACGATATGACGCTGGTGGTGATCCGAGTTCAACCCACCCCTAGTATGTGA